One genomic segment of Dehalococcoidia bacterium includes these proteins:
- a CDS encoding SelT/SelW/SelH family (seleno)protein: MKVDIHYCRQUNYEPAAASLADELRNAFGVETKLVPGSNGIFDVFADDKLVFSKGETGRFPNQGEIVQKLKL; the protein is encoded by the coding sequence ATGAAAGTTGACATACATTATTGCAGGCAATGAAACTATGAGCCCGCTGCCGCCAGTCTGGCGGATGAACTACGCAATGCCTTTGGTGTAGAGACAAAGCTAGTCCCCGGTAGCAACGGCATCTTTGATGTTTTTGCAGATGATAAGCTCGTGTTCTCCAAGGGTGAAACTGGCCGGTTTCCCAACCAGGGTGAGATAGTTCAGAAACTCAAGTTGTAG
- a CDS encoding right-handed parallel beta-helix repeat-containing protein: protein MKARMVSMVVALVLVFSLASVIIPIGTVSAQPPWYVDATSCPGPGTGTVGNPFCKIQSAIGNASAGDTIIIAAGQYNEHDITINKSLTLRGAGAGSTFVDGEDMSRVFYINNSTVDMSGMTIRNGNVSTAANGGGLYNEYGNVTMTNCTVSGNEAYNGGGLYNNGGNLTMTGCTISGNEANFWGGGIYRDGGEVTLTKCTVSGNTAASGMLGGGIYNNGGAGDGLTMTGCTVSDNKADTEGGGIRNDGPLEMTNCTIIGNEAPDGGGIYNSGNVTMTGCTVSGNDADNNGGGIFNDYGDELTMTGCTVSGNEAYNGGGIYNYGGHVTMTDCTVSGNTARDGNGGGIGTVGPDFTVTMTNCTISGNNASGDGGGIYNNEDEVTLTNCTISGNEAGDNGGGIRNDSGRVDMTNCTVSGNNAKEGGGIYTYVGLTTLTNCTVSNNSAQNWGGGVYNEGTGWAEYVELRCTIIYGNNAAVDKNYYGEYLDIGGESIVDELLSPAPDPLLGPLQDNGGPTETHALITGSPAIDACIVSCNLTTDQRGQPRPADGDIDGTYVCDVGAYERQVAVGGIVEPVDKIGILAPWLGLAALIVVAMTVAVLIKRKRVA, encoded by the coding sequence ATGAAAGCCAGGATGGTTAGTATGGTAGTGGCTCTGGTACTTGTATTTTCGTTGGCCTCGGTAATAATTCCAATAGGCACAGTGTCTGCACAACCGCCTTGGTATGTTGATGCTACGAGCTGCCCTGGGCCAGGGACAGGCACGGTGGGCAACCCGTTCTGTAAAATTCAGAGCGCTATCGGGAACGCATCCGCAGGCGATACCATCATCATAGCAGCAGGGCAATACAATGAGCATGACATTACAATAAACAAGTCCCTGACGCTACGGGGTGCAGGTGCGGGAAGCACCTTCGTTGACGGTGAGGATATGAGCAGGGTGTTTTATATAAATAATTCCACGGTCGATATGTCCGGCATGACGATTCGGAATGGCAATGTTTCAACCGCAGCAAACGGCGGCGGTCTATATAACGAATACGGCAATGTGACGATGACCAACTGCACCGTAAGTGGGAATGAGGCTTATAATGGAGGCGGCCTATATAACAACGGTGGCAATCTCACGATGACCGGCTGCACCATAAGTGGGAATGAGGCTAATTTTTGGGGAGGCGGCATTTATAGAGACGGGGGCGAGGTGACACTGACCAAGTGCACCGTCAGCGGAAACACTGCCGCGAGCGGGATGCTCGGCGGTGGCATTTATAACAACGGGGGGGCGGGAGATGGGCTGACGATGACCGGCTGCACCGTCAGCGATAACAAGGCCGATACCGAAGGCGGCGGCATTCGGAACGATGGCCCGCTTGAGATGACCAACTGCACCATAATTGGAAATGAGGCTCCCGACGGAGGCGGCATTTATAATAGTGGCAATGTGACGATGACCGGCTGCACCGTAAGCGGAAACGATGCCGACAATAATGGTGGTGGCATCTTTAATGATTATGGTGATGAGCTGACGATGACCGGCTGCACCGTAAGCGGAAATGAGGCCTATAACGGAGGCGGCATTTATAACTACGGCGGTCACGTGACGATGACCGATTGTACCGTCAGCGGCAACACTGCCCGGGACGGCAACGGCGGCGGCATTGGTACCGTCGGGCCGGATTTCACGGTGACGATGACCAACTGCACCATCAGCGGAAACAACGCCTCTGGCGATGGCGGCGGTATTTATAACAATGAAGACGAGGTGACGCTGACCAACTGCACCATCAGCGGCAACGAAGCCGGGGATAACGGTGGTGGTATTCGTAATGATAGTGGCCGAGTGGATATGACCAACTGTACAGTGAGTGGAAACAACGCTAAGGAAGGTGGTGGCATATATACCTACGTGGGCCTTACAACTCTTACTAACTGCACGGTAAGCAATAACTCTGCACAGAATTGGGGTGGTGGCGTTTATAACGAAGGGACGGGTTGGGCGGAGTATGTAGAGCTAAGATGCACCATAATATACGGTAATAATGCTGCTGTTGATAAGAACTACTACGGTGAGTACTTAGACATCGGCGGCGAATCCATCGTAGATGAGCTTCTTAGCCCTGCTCCCGACCCCCTCCTCGGCCCGCTTCAGGATAACGGGGGTCCCACAGAGACCCACGCTCTAATAACTGGCAGCCCGGCCATAGACGCCTGCATTGTTTCATGTAACCTAACCACCGACCAGCGGGGGCAACCACGGCCGGCGGACGGGGATATAGATGGCACCTACGTCTGCGACGTGGGAGCATATGAGAGACAGGTTGCAGTTGGCGGGATTGTCGAGCCTGTGGATAAGATTGGCATACTAGCACCGTGGCTGGGACTTGCTGCTCTTATAGTGGTAGCTATGACAGTTGCAGTGTTGATTAAGAGGAAGAGAGTAGCGTAG
- the ndhC gene encoding NADH-quinone oxidoreductase subunit A: protein MLGDFGYIGIFLVAALGFTASMILIPVTLRLLHIVPRKPNPTKYTTYECGMETIGNSRVQFNFRYYFFALLFVTFDVQVVFLYPWAVELKQLKLFGLVEMLAFVLILMVGFVYAWRKGVLKWK, encoded by the coding sequence TTGCTAGGTGACTTCGGTTACATTGGAATTTTCCTCGTTGCTGCTCTTGGTTTTACCGCCTCAATGATCCTAATCCCCGTTACCCTCAGGCTCCTCCACATCGTCCCCCGGAAGCCCAACCCCACAAAGTACACCACCTATGAGTGCGGCATGGAAACGATAGGCAACTCCCGGGTTCAATTCAACTTCCGCTATTATTTCTTTGCCCTGCTCTTTGTAACCTTCGATGTACAGGTGGTCTTTCTCTATCCCTGGGCAGTGGAGCTAAAGCAGCTTAAGCTCTTCGGGCTGGTGGAGATGCTGGCATTCGTACTGATCCTGATGGTCGGTTTTGTCTATGCGTGGAGAAAGGGGGTTCTAAAGTGGAAATAG
- a CDS encoding NADH-quinone oxidoreductase subunit B family protein, translating to MEIEMPYVSSELDKTEGAEIEALIAASREPYPDPVAWLHEELQRNVLLTSTEHVIDWGKRYSVWPVLLGLACCAFEMICAAASRYDFSRFGMEVFRFSPRQADLMLVAGTLTWKMAPALRRIYDQMAEPKWVIAMGACTISGGAFRGSYSVVPGINLIVPVDVYIPGCPPRPEGLLHGFMELHRKVLKDKLIKKEKDD from the coding sequence GTGGAAATAGAGATGCCCTATGTGAGCAGCGAGCTGGATAAGACCGAGGGCGCGGAAATAGAGGCGCTCATCGCAGCTTCAAGGGAGCCCTATCCCGATCCGGTAGCCTGGCTCCATGAGGAGCTTCAGCGCAATGTGCTGCTTACCTCAACCGAGCACGTTATAGACTGGGGGAAGCGCTACTCTGTCTGGCCGGTTCTCCTGGGGCTCGCCTGCTGCGCCTTCGAGATGATCTGTGCTGCTGCTTCGCGCTATGATTTCTCTCGATTCGGCATGGAGGTTTTTCGCTTCTCCCCACGCCAGGCCGACCTGATGCTTGTTGCCGGCACGCTCACCTGGAAGATGGCCCCAGCCCTGAGGCGAATCTATGATCAGATGGCCGAGCCGAAGTGGGTCATAGCTATGGGGGCCTGCACTATCAGCGGTGGGGCATTCCGTGGTTCCTATAGCGTGGTTCCCGGGATAAACCTCATCGTCCCGGTAGACGTCTACATCCCCGGGTGCCCGCCTCGCCCCGAGGGTCTGCTCCACGGATTCATGGAGCTGCATCGCAAGGTCTTGAAAGACAAACTTATAAAGAAAGAAAAGGATGACTAA
- a CDS encoding NADH-quinone oxidoreductase subunit C has translation MTKQLSGPEVAQQVGGRFPDAITGSDETAVFVRGEALLEVARFIKESLDLDYLNSITAVDYIDYFELVYLLTSLENNHSIILKTRCDERENPRLPSVVSLWQGADFQEREIYDLMGISFEGHPNMKRIFLWDGFKGHPLRKDFVIDVPGGGKAT, from the coding sequence ATGACTAAGCAGCTTTCCGGCCCAGAGGTCGCACAGCAAGTAGGAGGGCGATTCCCCGACGCGATCACTGGTTCCGATGAAACCGCTGTTTTCGTCCGCGGCGAAGCGCTTCTTGAAGTGGCGCGCTTCATCAAAGAGAGCCTCGATCTCGATTACCTCAACAGCATCACCGCCGTCGATTACATCGACTATTTCGAACTGGTATACCTTCTAACCTCGCTAGAAAATAACCATAGCATCATCTTAAAGACGAGGTGCGATGAGCGCGAAAATCCCAGGCTGCCCTCGGTGGTCAGCCTGTGGCAGGGGGCCGATTTTCAGGAGCGCGAGATCTATGACCTCATGGGCATCTCCTTTGAGGGACACCCCAATATGAAGCGAATCTTCCTCTGGGATGGGTTCAAGGGGCATCCTCTGAGGAAGGATTTTGTTATAGACGTGCCGGGCGGTGGGAAAGCGACGTAG
- a CDS encoding NADH-quinone oxidoreductase subunit D — MTLKTEPVTINIGPQHPSTHGVFRMRVTFDGEVIVDMEPIFGYLHRGIEKLAEHKTYTQNIPFTDRLDYLASMSNNFAYVLAVEKLAGIEVPERAEYIRIIMAELMRIASHLMGVGFFFNDMGAFMTPVLYMLREREKILDLFEMACGQRLTYNYMRFGGVSHDIPQEFIPALKRFIGEMPRYIDEYDQLLAENEVVLARAKGVGILPADKAINASVAGPVLRASGVKWDLRKADPYSIYDRFDFDIPTGTNGDNYDRYRIKIEEIKQSVRIIEQAMEQIPQGEVRTRVSPTFKPPKGEAYGRVEGPKGELGFYLVSDGSAKPYRFKVRAPTLLNLTVLRDMIIGRMLADAIITFGSIDICMGEVDR; from the coding sequence ATGACGCTCAAGACCGAGCCAGTCACTATTAATATAGGGCCGCAGCACCCCTCAACCCATGGGGTATTTCGGATGAGGGTCACCTTCGATGGCGAGGTGATCGTCGATATGGAGCCCATCTTTGGCTACCTCCACCGCGGGATCGAGAAGCTCGCAGAGCATAAAACCTACACCCAGAATATCCCCTTTACCGATAGGCTGGACTACCTGGCCTCGATGTCCAATAACTTTGCCTACGTGCTAGCGGTGGAGAAGCTTGCCGGTATCGAGGTCCCCGAGCGGGCAGAATATATCAGAATAATAATGGCCGAGCTTATGCGGATTGCCAGTCACCTCATGGGAGTGGGATTTTTCTTCAACGACATGGGAGCCTTCATGACGCCGGTCCTTTATATGTTACGCGAGCGGGAAAAGATCCTAGACCTCTTTGAGATGGCCTGCGGGCAGCGCCTGACCTATAACTATATGCGCTTCGGCGGGGTTAGCCACGATATCCCCCAGGAGTTTATACCGGCACTGAAGAGGTTTATCGGTGAGATGCCCCGCTATATCGATGAATACGACCAGCTTCTTGCCGAGAACGAGGTGGTACTTGCCCGCGCCAAGGGAGTGGGCATTCTACCAGCGGATAAGGCAATCAACGCTTCGGTCGCCGGCCCGGTGCTGCGTGCCAGCGGGGTAAAGTGGGACCTGCGCAAGGCAGATCCCTACTCTATCTATGACCGGTTCGATTTCGACATCCCTACCGGCACCAATGGCGATAACTACGACCGGTACCGGATTAAGATAGAGGAGATTAAGCAGAGCGTGCGCATTATCGAGCAGGCTATGGAGCAGATTCCCCAAGGGGAGGTACGCACCAGGGTATCGCCGACATTCAAGCCGCCTAAAGGGGAAGCCTACGGCAGGGTGGAGGGCCCCAAGGGAGAGCTGGGCTTTTATCTGGTGAGCGATGGCTCTGCTAAACCCTATCGCTTCAAGGTACGTGCCCCAACACTACTAAACCTCACCGTACTCCGCGATATGATTATCGGACGGATGCTGGCAGATGCCATAATCACCTTTGGCAGCATTGACATCTGTATGGGCGAGGTGGATCGCTAG
- a CDS encoding NAD(P)-binding protein, translating into MALTFRHLLRSPITVQYPEQRLNVSRRARGQRFIRDERKRAPCIAACPASVDVQGYVSLITQGRFVEAVELIRQTNPFPVVCGRVCTHPCETACNRGSMDKAVAIRELKRFVTDYEMSVGRGEIMPYPRTKDERVAVIGSGPGGLTAARDLSRMGYGVTVFEALPVAGGMMSVGIPEYRLPKAVLQKEIDGILQLGVELKLESPLGKDGLTLESLKGQGYKAIIMSVGAHESMKLDIPGEDIEGVYHGVFFLRDVLLGKKVKVGNRVAIVGGGNVAIDAARTALRLGAKEVTIVYRRSRQEMPAAEEEIEDAEAEGINIHYLAAPVRVVEDGGKLAGLECIRMELGEPDASGRRRPVPVDGSEFILDIDMLIPAIGQVTDLSCLPHDHKLNITKRGTFEVDPLSMAANISGVFACGDAVSGPKTVVEAIGAGTKAALAVDCYLRGEKFGELEPVLPLKEVAFEDLDISDVESKERAKVSHLPVKDRIRSFEEVALGFSEETAIEEANRCLNCGFCAWCRQCENACPYGVIRIVPQETPEGTTGVERFDIDLGECIFCGLCIEACPAHRLYLSRIYEASCYRRGDLLLDKEGLIPSPEKQPSAYARPEIEPALPKQALLLDNNRVVEEEREKEKVT; encoded by the coding sequence ATGGCTCTTACCTTCAGGCATCTTTTACGCAGCCCCATCACGGTACAGTATCCTGAGCAGCGGCTCAATGTTTCCAGGCGGGCACGGGGCCAACGATTTATACGGGATGAGCGCAAACGGGCTCCATGCATTGCGGCGTGCCCTGCCAGCGTGGATGTGCAGGGATATGTCTCTCTTATCACCCAGGGTCGATTTGTTGAAGCGGTTGAGCTCATCAGGCAAACCAATCCCTTCCCCGTCGTCTGCGGGCGGGTCTGCACCCACCCCTGCGAAACGGCCTGCAACCGGGGATCTATGGATAAAGCGGTCGCCATCCGTGAACTAAAGCGCTTCGTGACCGACTATGAAATGAGCGTAGGCAGGGGAGAGATAATGCCGTACCCCCGAACCAAAGACGAGCGGGTAGCGGTTATTGGCTCAGGGCCTGGAGGGTTGACCGCCGCCCGCGATCTGTCGAGGATGGGCTATGGGGTGACCGTCTTCGAAGCGCTCCCGGTCGCCGGCGGGATGATGTCGGTAGGTATTCCGGAGTATCGTTTGCCCAAAGCGGTGCTGCAAAAGGAGATCGATGGAATACTGCAGCTTGGTGTTGAACTGAAGCTGGAAAGCCCCCTAGGCAAAGATGGCCTGACACTGGAATCGCTCAAAGGACAAGGCTATAAAGCCATTATCATGTCCGTGGGTGCCCATGAAAGCATGAAACTGGACATCCCCGGCGAAGACATTGAGGGAGTATATCACGGGGTTTTTTTCCTCAGGGATGTACTCCTGGGCAAAAAGGTCAAGGTGGGAAATAGGGTCGCCATAGTTGGCGGAGGTAATGTGGCCATCGACGCTGCGCGAACCGCCCTCCGCCTCGGCGCCAAGGAGGTAACTATTGTTTACCGCAGGTCGCGGCAGGAGATGCCCGCCGCTGAGGAGGAGATAGAGGATGCGGAGGCCGAGGGGATCAATATCCATTATCTGGCGGCGCCGGTCAGGGTTGTTGAAGATGGAGGGAAGCTGGCAGGCCTGGAGTGCATTCGGATGGAGCTGGGCGAACCCGATGCCAGCGGCAGAAGGCGCCCGGTACCCGTCGATGGGTCGGAATTTATACTCGACATCGACATGCTCATTCCCGCCATCGGTCAGGTCACTGACCTCTCCTGCTTGCCCCATGATCACAAACTTAATATCACAAAGAGAGGGACATTCGAGGTCGACCCCCTCAGCATGGCTGCCAACATATCCGGCGTCTTCGCCTGCGGGGATGCCGTGAGCGGGCCCAAGACTGTGGTTGAGGCTATCGGGGCAGGAACCAAGGCTGCCCTCGCCGTCGACTGCTACCTTCGCGGCGAAAAATTCGGAGAGCTGGAGCCAGTGCTGCCACTAAAGGAGGTAGCTTTCGAGGATCTCGATATCAGCGATGTCGAGAGTAAAGAGAGGGCAAAGGTATCCCACTTACCGGTTAAGGATAGGATCCGCAGCTTCGAGGAGGTAGCCCTCGGCTTTTCAGAAGAGACGGCTATAGAGGAAGCCAACAGGTGCCTCAACTGTGGCTTCTGTGCCTGGTGCCGGCAGTGCGAAAATGCCTGTCCCTACGGGGTTATCAGGATAGTACCCCAGGAGACCCCGGAGGGTACGACCGGAGTGGAAAGGTTTGACATCGACCTCGGAGAATGTATATTCTGCGGCCTGTGCATCGAGGCATGTCCGGCACACCGACTATATCTATCGAGAATATACGAAGCATCCTGTTACCGGCGGGGAGACCTATTACTGGATAAGGAGGGGCTAATACCATCCCCCGAAAAACAGCCGAGTGCCTATGCCCGTCCCGAGATTGAGCCTGCCCTGCCCAAACAGGCCCTTCTACTGGACAATAACCGGGTGGTTGAGGAGGAGAGAGAGAAGGAAAAGGTGACGTGA
- a CDS encoding NADH-quinone oxidoreductase subunit J, whose amino-acid sequence MIGLDIAFWILAVVSVSAALAVVLLRDVFRAALFLMLCFLTVAGIYITLSADFLAGAQVLIYVGAIGVLIIFAIMLTRESQRGSPSGRLRLPALLIGLFFLITMLFVVLNTDWHVVAEIPTQPTTSAIADALFNKVDGFVLAFEIAAVLLLAAIIGAIVLVREK is encoded by the coding sequence GTGATTGGTTTAGATATTGCCTTCTGGATTCTGGCGGTGGTGAGCGTTAGTGCGGCTCTGGCGGTGGTACTACTGCGCGATGTCTTCCGCGCCGCACTTTTCCTGATGCTATGCTTCCTCACCGTTGCCGGAATCTATATCACCCTGAGTGCCGATTTCCTTGCCGGCGCACAGGTGCTCATCTATGTGGGGGCCATCGGGGTGCTTATCATCTTCGCTATCATGCTTACCAGAGAGAGCCAGCGGGGCAGCCCCTCGGGGCGACTACGGCTCCCTGCCTTACTGATAGGGCTTTTCTTTCTAATAACCATGCTCTTTGTGGTGTTGAATACCGATTGGCATGTCGTCGCTGAGATTCCCACCCAGCCCACCACATCAGCGATCGCAGATGCCCTGTTTAATAAGGTGGATGGCTTCGTCCTTGCCTTCGAAATAGCAGCAGTGCTTCTGCTGGCAGCGATAATCGGGGCTATAGTGCTGGTGAGGGAGAAATAG
- the nuoK gene encoding NADH-quinone oxidoreductase subunit NuoK, translated as MSVGLEHFLILSAVLFSIGLYGVLAKRNAVIILMSIEIMLAAVSISMAAFSRYSHVITGQVFVIFIMVVAAAEVTVGLALIITIYRRKKTVDAEKFDLMKW; from the coding sequence ATGTCTGTTGGACTCGAGCATTTCTTGATCCTTTCAGCGGTGCTCTTCTCTATCGGGCTCTATGGCGTTCTGGCAAAGAGAAATGCGGTGATAATCCTGATGAGCATCGAGATAATGCTTGCTGCAGTGAGTATCTCTATGGCGGCTTTCTCCCGGTATAGCCATGTCATCACCGGACAGGTCTTTGTCATCTTTATTATGGTAGTCGCTGCCGCCGAGGTTACGGTTGGTCTGGCGCTTATAATTACCATCTATCGAAGAAAGAAAACTGTGGATGCAGAGAAATTCGATCTAATGAAGTGGTAG
- the nuoL gene encoding NADH-quinone oxidoreductase subunit L, giving the protein MPNVAVWAIFLLPFFSFLIIALILRPFFNHKPQFSAYTTIFAIAGSLALSIWALISVNGAEHHVLTDVSYQWLSIGDMAINIGITMDSLAAIMVVAVSTISLLVQIYSIGYMKGDGGLARYFAFMSLFTGSMLGLVMANNLLFLFLFWEGVGLCSYLLIGFWFHKPEAARAAMKAFLVTRLGDFGFLVAVILLYVKTGTFDIGELHTLALAGVLGGSTLTLAAIGIFSGAVGKSGQFPLHVWLPDAMEGPTPVSALIHAATMVTAGVYLVARMFPVFASSETAITIVAIIGGFTAIFAASMGLVATDVKRVLAYSTISQLGYMMLGLGAVGIGYASGHLDEHHALALGVAVAIFHLFTHAFFKALLFLGAGSVSHATGTFDMRMMGGLRKVQPWTYATFVIGSLSLAGIWPLAGFWSKEGILHEANAYTPVLFWLAMITVFMTAFYMFRAVFLTFHGEYRGDVEGSHSHGLHESPKIMIIPLVILAIFAVIAGWLPVGDFLGADVHFSFFGALTSWLAWASLGFGIAGILLAYAIYGRKLVSAKSIGQSLGPIYTLLIRKYFFDELYERFFLMRFFIDGISAALEWIDTYIVDGAVNGIATVTVAGGSLMRRLETGQLQVYGLSIFVGILAIVAFLLIFS; this is encoded by the coding sequence ATGCCGAATGTAGCAGTTTGGGCCATATTTCTATTGCCGTTCTTCTCCTTCCTCATTATCGCACTGATATTGAGGCCGTTTTTCAATCATAAGCCCCAGTTCAGCGCGTATACTACTATTTTTGCCATAGCGGGCTCTCTCGCACTTTCTATCTGGGCACTAATCTCGGTCAATGGAGCGGAGCATCATGTCCTGACGGACGTCAGCTACCAGTGGTTGTCCATCGGCGATATGGCGATCAATATTGGTATTACGATGGACTCGCTGGCAGCGATAATGGTAGTTGCAGTCAGCACCATAAGCTTACTGGTACAGATATACTCCATAGGTTATATGAAGGGAGACGGGGGACTTGCCCGCTATTTTGCCTTCATGTCGCTTTTCACCGGTTCGATGCTGGGGCTAGTGATGGCCAACAACCTCCTCTTCCTGTTTCTGTTCTGGGAGGGTGTAGGGCTCTGCTCATACCTCCTTATCGGATTCTGGTTCCATAAGCCCGAGGCAGCTAGGGCAGCGATGAAGGCCTTCTTGGTAACCCGTCTCGGTGACTTCGGCTTCCTGGTCGCGGTCATACTCCTCTACGTCAAAACCGGCACATTCGATATCGGGGAACTTCATACGCTCGCCCTTGCGGGGGTACTAGGCGGTTCAACGCTTACCTTAGCGGCTATCGGCATCTTCTCGGGGGCGGTGGGAAAATCGGGCCAGTTCCCACTACATGTATGGCTCCCCGATGCCATGGAGGGCCCGACACCAGTCAGTGCCCTAATCCATGCCGCTACCATGGTAACTGCAGGCGTCTACTTGGTTGCGCGTATGTTCCCCGTGTTCGCATCATCGGAGACAGCGATCACTATAGTGGCCATAATTGGAGGCTTTACCGCAATATTCGCTGCTTCTATGGGTCTGGTGGCGACCGATGTTAAGCGCGTTCTGGCATACTCCACCATCAGCCAGCTCGGCTATATGATGCTGGGACTGGGAGCAGTCGGTATAGGTTATGCCAGCGGTCACTTAGATGAGCATCATGCCCTGGCGCTGGGTGTAGCGGTGGCAATCTTCCATCTGTTCACCCATGCCTTCTTCAAGGCGCTACTCTTCCTGGGAGCAGGCAGCGTCAGCCACGCTACGGGAACCTTCGATATGCGGATGATGGGAGGACTCAGGAAGGTGCAACCCTGGACATATGCCACCTTCGTAATAGGCTCATTGAGCCTTGCCGGGATCTGGCCGCTGGCGGGATTCTGGAGCAAAGAAGGCATCCTGCACGAAGCAAATGCGTACACTCCAGTTTTATTCTGGTTAGCGATGATCACCGTCTTCATGACCGCCTTCTATATGTTCCGCGCAGTATTTCTCACCTTCCATGGAGAGTACCGGGGTGATGTGGAAGGCAGTCATAGCCATGGCCTGCATGAGTCGCCCAAGATTATGATCATCCCACTTGTTATTCTAGCCATATTTGCAGTAATTGCGGGGTGGCTGCCAGTTGGAGATTTCTTAGGGGCGGATGTCCATTTCAGCTTCTTTGGCGCCCTCACCAGCTGGTTGGCCTGGGCGTCGCTCGGTTTTGGAATCGCCGGTATCTTGCTAGCCTATGCCATATACGGAAGGAAGCTAGTGTCAGCGAAATCTATCGGGCAGAGCCTTGGCCCCATCTATACCTTACTCATCCGTAAATACTTCTTTGATGAGCTTTACGAGAGATTCTTCTTGATGAGATTCTTTATAGACGGCATTTCCGCCGCCCTTGAATGGATCGACACATACATTGTTGACGGTGCGGTAAACGGCATCGCCACGGTTACAGTGGCGGGCGGGAGCCTTATGCGGAGGCTAGAAACGGGACAGCTACAGGTCTATGGACTGTCCATATTTGTCGGCATCCTGGCAATCGTAGCTTTCCTGCTCATATTTAGCTAG